From a single Sulfolobus sp. E5-1-F genomic region:
- a CDS encoding NAD(P)-dependent oxidoreductase: MRVGFIGLGIMGSSMAMRIHNAGFPLIVYNRTKSKTEPFMKLGVPIANTPKEVAEKSDVVIDMVTDAPDVEEVLFGPNGVIQGVHQGLIVIDMSTNSPEHAKSFAERLAKYNIEFLDAPVTGGDKGAREGTLTIMVGGKYEVFQKVKPILEAMGKTIVHAGEVGNGQMLKLLNQTVVGISMLAVVEAMTLAKKAGIDMEKLFTVLSTGAANSFTVQYYMPKMMKGDYEPGFRAAHLKKDLKYVLETANKLNVPLPGTALTLQLYNALVAKGLGEKGTQALIKLYENLS, from the coding sequence ATGAGGGTTGGTTTCATTGGACTTGGCATAATGGGAAGTTCAATGGCAATGAGAATACATAATGCTGGATTCCCACTAATAGTTTATAACAGAACTAAAAGCAAAACCGAACCATTCATGAAACTTGGCGTACCAATTGCAAACACACCAAAGGAAGTAGCTGAGAAATCCGATGTAGTAATAGATATGGTTACTGACGCGCCAGATGTCGAGGAGGTACTCTTTGGTCCTAATGGAGTTATTCAAGGAGTACATCAAGGTTTAATCGTCATCGATATGAGTACAAATTCACCAGAACACGCCAAAAGCTTCGCAGAGAGATTAGCCAAGTACAATATTGAGTTCTTGGATGCCCCAGTTACTGGAGGTGACAAGGGAGCGAGGGAAGGTACGCTGACAATTATGGTTGGTGGGAAGTACGAGGTATTCCAGAAAGTTAAGCCCATTCTCGAGGCTATGGGAAAGACAATAGTCCATGCGGGGGAAGTGGGAAATGGGCAAATGCTGAAGCTATTAAATCAGACAGTTGTTGGGATAAGCATGTTAGCAGTAGTGGAAGCAATGACGTTAGCCAAAAAGGCGGGAATAGACATGGAAAAGTTATTTACAGTACTGTCAACTGGTGCAGCAAACTCGTTTACTGTACAATACTACATGCCGAAAATGATGAAAGGAGATTACGAACCAGGTTTTAGAGCTGCTCATCTCAAGAAAGACCTAAAGTACGTATTGGAAACTGCAAATAAGCTAAATGTACCTTTACCTGGTACTGCACTGACACTACAACTTTACAATGCCCTAGTAGCTAAAGGATTAGGAGAAAAGGGAACGCAAGCACTAATAAAACTATATGAGAATTTATCTTGA
- a CDS encoding GntR family transcriptional regulator, which translates to MPIDNNHTREKSELIYNMIKDGILKGKYLPGERLSEENLAKEYGVSRNTIRIVLARLEKDGLVMKTSSGKIVAFVDYDEAIQILEVREVLDGYLARLAAKRITDKQLEELERILNEMKRIIEAKEYHKYSQLNEVFHNIIYEASGNMVAVKLIKSLRLRMVRVQYLTSLLPGRSNKSIEEHERILNALRLHDEDEAERMARLHVASVREAIKNNVPLLNLKVKEENSLD; encoded by the coding sequence ATGCCCATAGATAACAATCACACTAGGGAGAAAAGTGAACTCATATACAACATGATAAAGGACGGTATATTGAAAGGAAAGTATTTGCCAGGAGAGAGGTTATCTGAGGAGAATTTGGCTAAAGAGTACGGTGTGAGTAGAAATACAATTAGAATTGTCTTGGCTAGATTGGAAAAAGATGGTCTAGTAATGAAGACCTCAAGTGGTAAAATTGTGGCTTTTGTGGATTACGATGAGGCTATACAAATTTTAGAGGTTAGGGAAGTACTTGACGGGTATTTGGCTAGACTCGCGGCGAAGAGAATTACGGATAAACAGCTGGAGGAATTGGAGAGAATACTTAACGAAATGAAGAGAATTATAGAGGCAAAGGAGTATCATAAATACTCTCAACTAAATGAGGTCTTCCATAATATAATATATGAGGCCTCTGGAAATATGGTAGCAGTTAAGTTAATTAAGAGTTTGAGGTTAAGGATGGTACGCGTACAATATCTTACCTCATTGTTGCCAGGTAGATCTAATAAATCAATTGAAGAGCACGAGAGAATATTGAATGCATTAAGACTGCATGATGAGGATGAGGCTGAGAGAATGGCTAGATTACACGTTGCAAGTGTAAGGGAAGCTATAAAGAATAACGTACCGTTATTAAATCTAAAGGTAAAGGAGGAAAATAGTTTAGATTGA
- a CDS encoding CRISPR-associated endoribonuclease Cas6, which yields MMVAEIFIKPENDAIIPFSSKVGKSLLLLDIKNVSISPLKYKGKYLIKYESDSTFLEVIGGNIYSFEVGGDERSVITALLSLEDERLLFNTLWKVVDVETHEVEVSSIPKNFEVDVLTPALIVSPYVKEKRKVFTNKSEYVFFNNVIDATGLSRGDAKLNEVTSSLAQLLWEEPSIMGYAKVRYDNKLVVGMVGKLRYSVKGEDEILIKVLEDAIVRGIGSSRRNGFGVVRIKGVEVSWSR from the coding sequence ATGATGGTTGCGGAAATTTTCATTAAGCCTGAGAACGACGCTATCATACCGTTTAGTAGCAAAGTAGGTAAGAGTTTGCTTCTATTGGATATTAAGAACGTTTCAATATCGCCTTTGAAGTACAAGGGTAAATATCTAATAAAGTATGAATCGGATTCAACTTTTCTAGAGGTTATTGGAGGTAATATTTACTCTTTTGAGGTGGGTGGGGATGAGAGAAGTGTAATTACCGCTCTACTCAGCTTGGAGGATGAGCGTTTGTTATTTAACACTTTATGGAAAGTCGTTGACGTAGAGACTCATGAGGTTGAGGTTAGTTCAATACCGAAGAACTTTGAGGTCGATGTTTTGACACCAGCTTTAATAGTGTCTCCTTATGTGAAAGAGAAGAGGAAGGTATTCACTAACAAGTCTGAGTACGTTTTCTTCAATAACGTTATTGACGCTACTGGGTTGAGTAGAGGTGATGCTAAGTTAAATGAGGTAACCTCTAGTTTAGCTCAATTACTTTGGGAGGAACCGTCAATCATGGGATACGCTAAAGTGAGGTATGATAATAAGTTGGTTGTTGGAATGGTTGGTAAGTTGAGGTATTCAGTTAAGGGGGAGGATGAGATTTTAATTAAGGTTTTGGAGGACGCAATTGTAAGGGGTATTGGTTCTTCTAGGAGGAATGGGTTTGGGGTTGTGAGAATTAAGGGGGTTGAGGTAAGCTGGTCACGATAA
- the csx7 gene encoding type III CRISPR-associated RAMP protein Csx7 yields MDLDVITSIVKIEGKLRNETPLRIGIGKDKTQDFTEPTDNPIIKYGDKPLIPGSSLKGAFRSLVESYIKSLNDGKYYVCDLDDKNCVSCVEENEVKERKYCIPCILFGFKDLASRIYILDAIAEKYSISMRTMVAINRVFGGQMPRHLYTLDYVDPGSEFSFTMFIYNLNLVEGENEDWKAKSVEALKFLLTALVKEGVFLGARKSVGYGLIKLVDAKVSLYKPPKNLISPVTVKKLDEVIGSNG; encoded by the coding sequence ATGGATCTTGATGTTATAACAAGTATTGTGAAAATTGAGGGTAAATTGCGTAATGAGACCCCATTAAGAATAGGTATAGGTAAGGATAAGACTCAAGATTTCACTGAGCCTACTGATAATCCAATAATCAAATATGGGGATAAACCTCTAATACCCGGTTCTAGTTTGAAGGGGGCATTTAGGAGTTTAGTAGAATCATATATTAAATCGTTAAATGATGGTAAATATTACGTGTGTGATCTAGACGATAAAAATTGTGTTAGTTGCGTGGAGGAAAATGAGGTTAAAGAGAGGAAATATTGTATTCCTTGTATATTGTTTGGTTTTAAGGATTTGGCTTCTAGGATTTATATTTTAGATGCTATTGCTGAAAAGTATTCTATTTCAATGAGGACTATGGTTGCGATTAATAGGGTTTTCGGTGGACAAATGCCACGTCATTTGTATACTTTAGACTACGTAGATCCGGGTAGTGAGTTCAGTTTTACGATGTTTATTTATAATCTTAACTTAGTTGAGGGGGAGAATGAGGATTGGAAAGCAAAGTCTGTTGAAGCCTTGAAGTTCCTTTTAACGGCCTTGGTTAAAGAGGGGGTTTTCTTAGGAGCTAGGAAGAGTGTTGGTTATGGTCTAATTAAGTTGGTTGACGCTAAGGTTAGTTTATACAAACCCCCTAAGAACCTAATTTCTCCAGTCACTGTGAAGAAATTGGATGAGGTGATTGGTAGTAATGGTTAA
- a CDS encoding Trp family transcriptional regulator — protein MLSGNFNRFATAMFYLFSTIQKRVRFVIYDKERIELDGDVFRKVEIDNKMVVVLREIMNGRYKIEEIEKVTGISKATISRIRRKLERMELVKKVNGGKYCITERGKIVVYDGEFFRNVKKEGRYYEDKILYT, from the coding sequence TTGCTTAGTGGGAATTTCAATAGGTTTGCTACAGCTATGTTTTACCTATTTTCCACTATTCAAAAGAGGGTGAGGTTTGTAATATACGATAAAGAAAGGATTGAACTGGACGGAGATGTTTTCAGAAAGGTTGAGATTGACAATAAAATGGTTGTTGTGCTGAGGGAGATAATGAATGGGCGTTATAAGATAGAGGAGATTGAGAAGGTTACTGGGATTAGTAAGGCTACGATTTCGAGGATTAGAAGGAAGTTGGAGAGGATGGAGTTAGTTAAAAAGGTTAATGGCGGAAAATATTGCATTACTGAGAGGGGAAAGATAGTCGTTTATGATGGGGAATTTTTCAGAAATGTGAAAAAGGAAGGAAGGTATTATGAGGATAAAATATTATATACTTAA
- the csx7 gene encoding type III CRISPR-associated RAMP protein Csx7, protein MVNYTFINKSVIKRTTVIEGVVETVSPLRIGGSKENFDPSSLARDSILKDVQGRPIIPGSSWKGIFRSTGERILRLKNIVVCSGVGKDYCLNNTQKEREFDSGLRENIIDQALRLFWDYTCLNCKVFGTKSVIGAVRFLDSLPISYSLNTRSMIAISRTEGAVARRALVTVEYVDVGSKFNFKMMGYNLPNYAIGYLVTIMKNIHDGFTQVGGHKSRGFGFVKFNIVKFTDLGEKRIGDEDVEVKGIGDLVEGNGDEFFVKMKPFMEAFNNAKIPYPKK, encoded by the coding sequence ATGGTTAATTACACCTTTATTAATAAAAGTGTAATAAAGAGGACTACTGTAATTGAGGGAGTAGTGGAAACTGTATCTCCTTTAAGAATAGGTGGGAGTAAGGAAAATTTCGATCCGTCTTCCCTAGCAAGAGATTCTATACTGAAGGACGTTCAAGGTAGGCCTATAATTCCGGGGTCATCATGGAAGGGGATATTTAGATCTACTGGTGAAAGGATTTTAAGGTTAAAAAATATAGTAGTTTGTAGTGGTGTAGGAAAGGATTATTGTTTGAATAACACTCAAAAGGAAAGGGAGTTCGATAGTGGATTGAGAGAAAATATTATTGATCAAGCATTGAGACTATTTTGGGACTATACTTGTTTGAACTGTAAAGTCTTTGGGACGAAAAGTGTTATAGGTGCTGTTAGATTTCTAGATTCACTTCCCATTAGTTATTCATTGAACACTAGGTCGATGATAGCGATAAGTAGGACTGAGGGTGCTGTAGCTAGGAGGGCTTTAGTTACTGTTGAATACGTCGATGTAGGGTCTAAGTTCAATTTCAAGATGATGGGGTATAATTTGCCTAATTACGCTATTGGTTACTTGGTTACTATAATGAAGAATATTCACGATGGATTCACGCAAGTTGGAGGGCATAAGAGTAGGGGATTCGGTTTTGTGAAGTTCAATATAGTTAAGTTTACTGATCTTGGAGAGAAGAGGATTGGGGATGAGGATGTTGAAGTTAAGGGTATAGGTGATCTGGTGGAAGGAAATGGAGATGAGTTTTTCGTGAAAATGAAACCTTTTATGGAGGCTTTCAATAATGCAAAAATCCCCTATCCGAAGAAGTAA
- the csa3 gene encoding CRISPR-associated CARF protein Csa3, which yields MEGNTLVFGLGFTSEYIIRNITERGRSDIDEVVLFGVFNIDDYRRKQAESALEDVKKFLNIINVKYKWKYVDINRDFADILYEIANVLSGKKSLEFYLIGGMRIINFALYYYAMLAKVFGVNVRVFSYTEDMSKKYELPVEIPRRLTDSEFEILKLFKFEDSIEISKIADKLQKTLSTVSKQVSQMEQEGFLECTKTRPKTCKKTSFGRIALTFTEVIG from the coding sequence ATGGAAGGAAATACATTAGTGTTTGGTTTAGGATTTACCTCAGAATACATAATTAGGAACATAACGGAAAGGGGAAGGAGCGATATTGATGAGGTCGTTCTCTTTGGAGTGTTTAACATTGACGATTATAGGAGGAAGCAAGCGGAGAGTGCGTTAGAGGACGTAAAGAAGTTTCTGAATATTATAAACGTAAAGTATAAGTGGAAATACGTTGACATTAATAGGGACTTCGCAGATATCCTCTATGAAATAGCCAATGTCCTATCGGGTAAAAAGAGTCTGGAGTTTTACTTGATTGGTGGAATGAGAATAATAAACTTCGCACTGTACTATTACGCAATGTTGGCTAAAGTCTTTGGGGTAAACGTTAGGGTTTTCAGTTATACAGAGGATATGTCCAAAAAGTACGAATTGCCTGTCGAAATTCCTAGAAGGTTAACTGATAGTGAATTTGAAATCTTGAAATTGTTCAAGTTCGAGGACTCCATTGAGATAAGTAAAATAGCTGATAAGCTTCAAAAAACTTTATCTACAGTGTCAAAACAGGTTAGCCAAATGGAACAGGAGGGATTTTTAGAGTGTACAAAGACTAGGCCTAAAACTTGTAAGAAAACTTCTTTTGGCAGAATTGCTTTGACATTCACAGAAGTTATAGGGTAA
- a CDS encoding amidase: protein MSLDIILDKLLTDNRNAELIEQVHEIIRGNLLPSELISSTLEKIRIENERFNSYITIVPPSEEHLRLIDKIVRNNMKVGKLIGIPIPVKDNIYTKNILTTVASKIYKNFIPSFDADVVVEIKNSDGIIIGKTNLHALAGGVSNVSSDFGPVRNPHDPNKISGGSSGGSAVTVAVGSVKASIGTDTFGSIRVPASLCGVVGYKPSYGLISTKGLYPTAWSFDTIGFLTRSVVDSAYFASVFIESIDPLEVSKGLEGRLRLGYIADEQFDVEKEFFKLLPFLESNGIDLVKLNIDFIRKITEIARVIRLSESASFHHDQFKERESDYPNDIAELIRIGLKIPAYEYINALKLRETMLIDFLRLNVDAIITPTTPIVAPEISEVKNKELEYRNLLTKYIALPNFFGAPAISIPAGKVSSLPWGLQIIGKPKEDEKLLKIAKRIEGILGR from the coding sequence ATGAGTTTAGACATAATTCTCGATAAACTTTTAACCGATAATAGAAACGCAGAGCTAATTGAACAAGTTCATGAAATAATAAGAGGGAATCTTCTTCCATCAGAGCTAATCTCCAGTACCTTAGAGAAAATTCGGATTGAGAATGAGAGGTTCAACAGTTATATCACTATTGTTCCTCCCTCGGAAGAGCATCTAAGACTTATAGATAAGATAGTAAGAAATAACATGAAGGTAGGTAAGCTAATAGGTATACCTATCCCAGTTAAGGACAACATTTACACAAAAAATATTCTGACAACAGTAGCGTCAAAAATCTACAAGAACTTCATACCCTCATTTGACGCTGATGTTGTAGTGGAGATAAAGAATTCTGATGGCATAATAATAGGTAAGACCAATTTACACGCACTAGCAGGAGGTGTAAGTAACGTATCATCAGACTTCGGACCAGTTAGGAACCCCCATGATCCTAACAAGATATCTGGGGGTTCTAGTGGGGGTTCAGCTGTAACAGTTGCTGTGGGTAGTGTTAAAGCCTCCATAGGTACTGATACGTTTGGTTCGATCAGAGTCCCAGCATCATTATGTGGAGTAGTAGGCTATAAACCCAGCTATGGTTTGATTAGCACAAAGGGTTTATATCCTACTGCTTGGAGTTTCGACACAATAGGCTTCCTAACAAGGAGTGTAGTTGATTCAGCCTACTTTGCAAGCGTTTTTATAGAAAGTATTGATCCCTTAGAAGTGAGTAAAGGCTTAGAGGGGAGACTAAGGCTAGGATATATTGCCGATGAGCAATTCGATGTAGAGAAGGAGTTCTTCAAATTACTCCCCTTCCTTGAAAGTAATGGTATAGATCTAGTGAAACTAAATATCGACTTTATAAGAAAGATAACAGAAATAGCCAGGGTAATAAGACTAAGTGAGAGCGCTAGCTTTCATCACGATCAGTTTAAAGAAAGGGAATCAGATTATCCTAATGACATAGCTGAATTGATACGGATAGGGTTAAAAATTCCAGCTTATGAGTACATAAACGCGTTAAAGCTAAGAGAGACAATGCTAATTGACTTCCTTAGGCTAAACGTAGACGCGATCATAACTCCAACAACCCCAATAGTTGCACCAGAGATTAGTGAAGTTAAGAATAAAGAATTGGAGTACAGAAACTTGTTAACTAAGTACATTGCATTACCCAATTTCTTTGGAGCTCCGGCCATCTCAATACCAGCGGGTAAGGTTAGTTCATTACCGTGGGGTTTGCAAATTATAGGAAAACCTAAGGAGGACGAAAAGCTCCTTAAAATAGCTAAACGAATTGAAGGAATTCTTGGTAGATAA
- a CDS encoding RAMP superfamily CRISPR-associated protein, with amino-acid sequence MQKSPIRRSNYTPRNKEGLEGIIELQLRVVSDYLHVGSGKYDVEVMKDVSDVKQLVEDYLNGVSKGIPNNVDQYFSRVAFLMVREKDNVVIPGSTIKGMVRSRLELSIPGSCYIVTGPSTSSSAVYKKIFKPDPNRGSDRFDVDKFPQVCPVCDLLGNMGLGSRVSFSDFVMTSGKVDYVKVKDRDYEVATKGSIFTGRVLYKSLKPVELGMLLYGFGFVNSCNSSKVMLLGRFKFSDKRFGRVQFSLKTPMADCNKLVSDFVKQFNPRNINEEW; translated from the coding sequence ATGCAAAAATCCCCTATCCGAAGAAGTAATTATACTCCTAGAAATAAGGAGGGGTTAGAGGGGATTATAGAGTTACAGTTAAGGGTAGTTTCTGACTACTTGCACGTAGGTTCTGGGAAGTATGATGTGGAGGTAATGAAAGACGTTAGTGACGTTAAACAATTGGTTGAGGATTATTTGAATGGAGTTAGTAAAGGGATACCTAATAATGTTGATCAGTACTTCTCAAGGGTAGCTTTTCTGATGGTTAGGGAAAAGGATAATGTTGTTATCCCTGGATCAACTATCAAGGGAATGGTTAGGAGTAGATTGGAGTTATCTATACCGGGTTCATGTTATATAGTTACTGGACCTTCTACTTCGTCCTCGGCAGTTTATAAGAAGATCTTCAAACCTGATCCCAATAGGGGTAGTGATAGGTTTGATGTTGATAAATTTCCACAAGTTTGCCCAGTTTGTGATTTGTTAGGCAATATGGGATTAGGTAGTAGAGTGTCATTTAGTGACTTCGTAATGACGTCAGGTAAGGTGGATTACGTGAAGGTTAAGGATAGGGATTATGAAGTTGCTACTAAGGGTTCGATTTTCACTGGAAGGGTTTTGTATAAGTCTCTGAAGCCTGTAGAACTCGGGATGTTATTGTATGGTTTTGGTTTCGTTAATAGTTGTAACAGTTCTAAGGTCATGTTATTAGGTAGGTTTAAGTTTTCTGATAAAAGGTTTGGAAGGGTTCAATTTAGTTTGAAGACTCCTATGGCAGATTGTAATAAACTTGTTTCCGATTTTGTTAAACAATTCAATCCTAGAAATATTAATGAGGAGTGGTAG